The sequence below is a genomic window from Streptomyces sp. V1I1.
CTCGGTGCGCCGCTCGCCGACCACCAACGGCGGTGTGTGCCCCGCCCCGGCCAGCACGATCTTCCTCCTGGCCGGCTCGGCGTACGCGAAGAGCGCGGTGGCGGTCCTGGCCGGCTCGGTCAGCCGCAGCAGCAGCTCCAGATCGGACAGTACGGCGACGGGGTCCTCGCCCTCCATCACGGCGTACGCCCGCAGGGATGCCCGCAGCCGCCCCATCGCGGCCAGCGCGCTCGGCCCGGAGCCGCTGACCGAACCCACGGCCAGTCCCAGCGCGCCTTCCGGCAGCGGCAGCGCGTCGTACCAGTCGCCGCCGCCGTGCGGTCCTGTGCGGTGCCTGGCGGCGAGCTGGACGCCCGGCACCCGGGGCAGCCGGCTGGGCAGCAGCTCCTCGGCGACGGTCGCCACCGTGGCGCGGGCGTGTTCCAGCTCGAGGAGCCGGGCCAGATGCTCGGTGGCGTAGCGCATATAGAGCCCGACGAGATGGCACTGGCGCTCCACCGGCGCGGCGGGCTCGTCGTACATCCAGACGGCGGCGCCGAGCGTGCCTGCCGTTTCGGAGGCGAGCGGCTGGGTGTAACTGGCGGCATAGCCGAGGCGGACGACGACGTCGCGGTGGTGGGGGTCGAGGGTCTCTTCGGCGAGCAGGTCGGGGTGGGCGACGGCCTCCGGGAGGCCGCCCGGACCGGGCCGCCCGTCGGGGAGCCGACCGTCCAGGATCCTGCCGTACGCGGTCGCGCCGCGCGGGACCGTCTCGATATGGCCAAGTTCGGCATGGGTGAGCCCGAGGCCCTTGGTGAGGGCGGGGCCGTGGTCGGGCTCGAAACAGTCGGCCCGCCAGGAGCCCGGCGCGGGTTCGAGGACGACCATGCCTCGGCGGGCGCCGACCAGGGCGGCTCCCGCGCGCAGCAGTTCATGGAGGGCGTCGTCGAGCGAAGCGGTTCTGGCCAGGCGTTCGGTGAGTTCGTGGAGGGTGGTCAGATCGGAGACCCAGCCGGCCAGCCGGTCCTGAATCACCGCGCCGGGAGGGGCCGCTGAGGCAGGAAGGGCGGGCAGGGGGGAGGAAGTGTGCGCTGGAGCTGGAACCGCTGAATCGATTCCAGCCACTTTCGGCAGGTGAGGGGCGCTCATGGCAGCCGGCTTTCCGACTGGTGCACTTCGCTCAATAGCATCGCAAACCCCCATGTCATTCTGCGCGGCTATCAATGCATCCACATGTACACGCACACGTAAGGGGATGTCCAGCATTGCCCCAGTGGGATTGGTGGTGTCTACGAGACTGTTAACTTGGCTGAAAAATGCACCCTATGGCGGTTGATTGAGGTCGACTGAGGGCGGTCAGTAGGGCGTCATTCCAAGCGTGATGGGTACGTAAACGGTGATGGCCAGGGGCAGTTGGGACCGCCCCGGAACCTGGCGGTGGGCCTGGGCGTCTTAACAGCCGAAGGTCGCGCCCCATCCCCGAGTGGCGGGGAAAAGTTCAGCGGGACAGCAAGCGCCAGGCGCGCGCCACCCCTCGCCACGCGTTTAATGGACTACAGCCCACGTTCGGCCCCCGGGCGGCGATCCTGTCGCAGGCGAAGCGGGGGGTCGCCCATGCCACCGGCAAGGGGCGGTGATACGCCGACTTGTACGCACAGTGAAGAGCTGCACACATGTTGTGATGTGGACCTCGGCGTTCAACGGAAAGGAACGAGCGCTCATGCGCGAGATCCTCGGAAGGCGACGCAGGCTCGGGTTCCGGCGCAAGAGGGGGCCTGTACAGCTCGAAGCGGCGCTCACCTGCGCCGTCGAGTGGCAATGGCCGGTGCTCCCCGGTGTGGGACCCAAGGCGGCCGGAAGTCGCGGTGTCAGCGGGCGCGGCTGCGCCTGCCCCGACCCCGAGTGCGTCGTGCCCGGCGCGCACCCCTTCGACCCTGGAATCCTGGCGGCGACGACCGACGAGCGAATGGTGCGCTGGTGGTGGACCAACCGGCCCACCGCTCCGATCATGCTGGCCACCGGAGGGCACGCACCGTGCGCGGTGAGCCTGCCCGCGGTTGCCGGGGCGCGTGCGCTGTCGGCGCTCGACCGGATGGGTATGCGGCTCGGTCCTGTTGTCGCGACGCCCACGCGCTGGTCGCTCCTGGTGGCTCCGTACAGCCTTGAGGAGCTCGGCGAACTGCTCTTCGTCAAGGACTGCGTGCCGAGTTCGCTGCGCTTCCACGGTGAGGGCGGCTATCTGGTGCTGCCGCCCTCCGAGACGGGGACGGGCCAGGTGCGCTGGGAGCGTGCCCCGCTGCCGGGATCCGCGGCTCCCTGGCTGCCGGGTGTGGAGGCGGTGGTGGACGCGCTGGTCGAGGCGAGCACCAGCGCACCGGACGGCGGCAGCCGCCTCGCGTACTGAACGTGCGCACCGGGCCCGCGGTATCGCGGGCCCTTGAACCCTCTCTTGATCCGGGCCGGCTCTGTCACTCGTACGGGTAGGGGCCGGCCCGAGTTGTGCGGGAATTGGGCGCGGGGCTCCACTGGCGGTGGCATCGGGTCGATATCTTCGGCCCACCGTCAGAATTCCCGCGCAGTCGGCAGGTGGGCCCATGAATCTCCGCATGATCGGGCTCGCCGCCGTTGTGGTGTTCACCGGGCTGCTGCCGCTGGCCGCCTCCGCGGGACCGGTTGGGGGTACCTCCCAGGCCGAAGGCTCCGGGGGAGGACTCCGGCCGGGGCCGGGGGCCCTTTCCGCACCCGTTCCCGCGCCCGACTCCGCTTCCGCTCTCGCGGACGGGGCGAGGCCGAAACCCGAACCGGGTCTGCTGCCCGGGCCCGGAGCATCCCCAGCCGTCGGCGTGACCGGGCCCACCGTCGCGCATACATCCGCGCAATGTGGGCCGGAACTCGCCTCTCCCGACAGGGTCGAAGCCCAGACCTGCGTGCTTACCGATGGGCGCGACACCTGGGCGCGTACGTACTACCGCAATGCCACAGGCGAGGAATTGACTTCCCTGCTCACTCTGATGGGACCCGGCGGGCGCACACTGCAGATCAACTGCGTGGTCGAGGTGGGGGACGAGCCGGACGTCTGCGAAACGCCCCGTGAGGCCTCCCGTGGCGCTGTCACGGAGTATTCCGCGGTGGCGGAGTTCGCAACTGCCGACGAGGTCGGAGAGGGGCCGCTGCTGCTGCGGTCCGGGAGCAACTCCGCGTCGCCTGCGGGCCGTTGACGGAACGCACCATTCCGTAGAAATGGAAGCGCCCGGTCGCTGGCGACGGGGGATGCACCAGCGACCGGGCTTCTAGAACGGTAACAAGAGATCGGCAGTTAGCAAATTCGATCTCGGGTATTCGGACAGGGATTTACCTGCCCATAGGGCGAGTTGTGACTGGGGTCACCTATCGGTCGACAGAAACCGTCACTCTCAGCTGAGGGTGACTTGGCGGTTGGTGAGCCCGCCGCGCGCCCGGCGCTCCTCCGCGGTCAGCGGCCCGTCGGTCGCGAGAGCCTTCGCGAGCCGCTCGACGAGCTCGGCGGCCGGCTTCTCGCACTCCTCGGCACCCATTGAGCTCGGCAGGTCCCAGACGGGGACCATCAGCCCGTGCGCACGGAAGGATCCGACCAGCCTGGTCCCCTCGCCGATCGAGGAGGCACCGGCGGCGTGCAGCCGGGCAAGCGCGTCCAGGAGGTGCTCCTCGGGGTGCGGCATGACCCAGCGGAGGTGGTTCTTCTCCGGGGTCTCGCACCAATACGCGGCTTCGACGCCGGAGAGCTTCACTGTCGGGATCGCGGCGGCGTTCGCGCGCTCCAGCGATGCGGACACCTCGGGCGTGGCGCTTCCCGCGGAGTCCGGGACCCAGAACTCGAAGCCGGAGTGCACGGTCGGCTCGAAGTCGGCGTCCGCGTCGAGCAGCTCCTGCAGCCGCACACCGTCGGCGGGCACCCTCTGGGCGGCGACCGGGGTGCCGGGCTCGGCGATAAGCGCGCGCTGCAGGGTGTCGGCCAGATCGCGGCTGATGTCGCCGGACGAGGTGTCGTTCTGCAGCCCGAGCAGGACGGAGCCGTCGTCACGGCGCAGGGCGGGCCAGGCCATCGGCAGTACGGTCGCGAGTGTCACGGACGGCACGTCCTCGGGCAGCCCACCCTTGAGGGTGAGCGTGGCGGTCGCGGCGGGCACCAGCTCGCGCAGGGCCACCCAGTCGCACTCGCCGGGCAGTCCCTCGAACGGGCGCTGGACCAGCTCGGTCACGGCGTGCGCGGCGGCCCGGCCGTGACAGGCCTTGTAGCGGCGGCCAGATCCGCAGGGGCAGGGCTCGCGGGCCCCGACCACGGGGATCTCTCCGTCCCTGAGCTGCGGCTTCCCGGCCTTGGTCTGGGGTCGCTTCTTGGCCATGGTGTGGCTTTCTCCCGATTACGGCGGTGCTGTGTGCTGTGTCGTCGGGCGCGAGCCTAGCCGTCGGCCGGGTTCAGTACAGCTTGGCTGGGCCTTGCATCGGGTTGAGCCGAGCCCGGGACAGCACGGTCGGCTGTCGGTCGGGCCCTCCGCCCGGCTGTCGGTCGGGCTGTCGGTCGTGCTGTTGGTCGGGCCCGCTGCACGGCTGTCGCTCGGGCTGTCGGTCAGGCTGTTGTCGCGCCCTCCGCCCGGCTGTCGGCGGGGCTCTCCGTTGAGCTCCGCCGGGCTCCGTAGAACTCCGCCGGCCTCAGTCGAGGTCGTCGTACGACTCCGCGAACTCGAAGCCGGGGCCTGCGACGCGCGTAGCGAAATCCTCGCGGCGGTGCCCTTCGGTGACAATCACCCACACCGTGACCTCACCGGTCGCGCTGTCGCGAACGCCCCAGTCCTGGGCGAGCGCGCTGATGATGTTGAGCCCCCGGCCGCCTCGCGCGGTGACCGATGGCGTGGCTGGAACCGGCCGGGTCGGACCGCCTCCGTCCGTCACCTCGACGGTGAGGCGACCTGCCCTCTCGACGCGCCAGGCGGCGCGGATGTCGCCGTCGCCCACCTCCGCGTGCCCCAGCGGCCTGCCGTGCCGACAGGCATTGCTGAGCAGTTCGGAAAGGATCAGTACTGCATCGTCGACGACCGATTCGGACACCCCGTTGCGGCGCAATTGCTCACGCATCCGGTGTCTCGCCTCACCCACGCCCGCAGGGCCATGGGGTACGGCCATGCTCGACGACGTGGGCACCTCCTGTGCCACCACCAACGCCACCCCCGAGACCTCCTTTGCCCCACGCCACGGTGTGAATGCCCCAATGGACTGGACCGGAAACCGGCCAAGCGCGGGCCAGTGACGCACTCGTAACGATCCAATACGGACCGAACGCGCCGGTGCACTCCCTGTAATCAGCCTTAAAGGCGGCCCAGTTGGGACAACACCTGTTTGGGACGATTGGTGATGATCGCCTCGACACCGAGGCGGGTGCAGAGCTCGACGTCCTCCGGTTCATTGACGGTCCACACGTGCACGCGATGGCCCGCACGGTGCAGCCGGGCGATATATCCGGGGTGATTGCGGACGATCCGCATGCCCGGACCGGCGATCCGCGCGCCGGCCGGCAGCCGCCCGTCGCGCAGCCGCGGCGTCACGAACTGCATCAGATAGACAGTGGGGAGGTTCGGCGAAGCCGCCGAGACCCGGTGCAGGGACCGGGCCGAGAAGCTCATGATCCGTACGGGCGAGTCGTCGGCCGTGGTCGGATCGGACAGGCCGAAGCGCCCGAGAAGGTGAAGCAGCCGCTCCTCCACCTGGCCCGCCCAGCGGGTGGGGTGCTTGGTCTCGATGGCCAGCTCGATGCGGCGGCCGGAATCGGCCACCAGCCCCAGCAGCCGTTCCAGGGTGAGTACGGAGGTGAAGGACGGGTCTCCCCAGTCGGGGCTCTCCTCGCTGTCCTTCCACGACCCGAAGTCGAGGGCCGCGAGATCTGCGAGCTCCAGGGCGGAGACGGCGCCTCGGCCGTTGGAGGTGCGGTTGATGCGGCGGTCGTGGACGCAGACGAGATGCCCGTCGGCGGTGAGCCGTACATCGCACTCGAGGGCGTCGGCGCCGTCCTCGATCGCCTTCTTGTACGCGGCCAGGGTGTGCTCGGGGGCGTCTTCGGAGGCACCTCGGTGGGCGACGACCTGGATGTTGTGCTGCCGTGCTTGAGTCACCGCGTCATGGTGTCACCGAGGCGGGGTAGGCGCGTGCAGGGGGCTGGTCCGGAAGCTGGTTCGAGGGCTGTCCGGCGGCCCTTCCGGTGGCTTTGGAGATGCGTCCGTTTTGTCGGACGTAAAGGATTGCCGAGATACACACAGGTCCTGCTTACAGTGGTCTGACGTGTGGTGGGAAAAGCTGACGGCAGTCACTTGCGAGCGCTGACGAGGAACCTGTGGAAAACCTGAGGAGAGAGCTGTGAGCACCGAGAACGAGGGCACTGCGGTCCCGGCCGCCCCGTCCGTACCTCCTGTGCCGGGCGCCGCTCCCGAAGGCACGCCGGCGTCTGCTTCAGGAGCCGAGATGCCGCAGACAGCCGAATCAGCTCACCAGGACGGGGCGCACCACTACACCCAGCCGGCTGCGGCCGAGCGGCCCGGGCACTCCCCCCAGCCCGACCCTGCCACCGCGCCGCTGCCCGGTCCCGTCCCCGCCCTCGCGCCGACAGGCGCGCACCACACGGCAGCCGGCTGGCCGCCGCCCCCGCCCGCACTCCCCTCCTACGGGGGCGGCGGCGGTCCGGCCTGGGGCGCGTCGGCCCAGGTCTCCGAGCCCCCGCGCAAGCGCTCCGGCGGACTGGTCGCCGCGGTGCTCGCCGCCGCGCTAGTAGCGGGCGGCGTCGGCGGCGGCATCGGCTACTGGGCCGCCGAGCGCAACGACGACACCTCCGGCTCGACCACCGTTTCCGCGGCGGACGCGCCCAAGGACTTCAAGCGTGAGCCGGGAACCGTCGCCGCGGTCGCGGCCAAGGCGCTGCCGAGCGTGGTCACCATCGAGGCGAAGGCGGGGGGCGGCGTCGGCGGCAACGGCGAGACCGAGGGCGGCACGGGCACCGGCTTCGTCTACGACAAGGAAGGCCACATCCTCACCAACAACCACGTGGTGGCTTCCGCGGCCGACGGCGGCACGGTGTCCGCGACCTTCTCCAACGGCAAGAAGTACGACGCCGAGGTGGTCGGCCGGGCCGAGGGCTACGACGTAGCCGTACTGAAGCTGAAGGACGCCCCCTCAGGGCTGAACCCGCTGGCCCTCGGCAACTCCGAGCAGGTCGCCGTCGGCGACTCGACCATCGCGATCGGCGCGCCATTCGGCCTTTCGAACACCGTCACCACCGGCATCATCAGCGCCAAGAACCGCCCGGTCGCCTCGGGCGACGGCTCCAGCGGCAAGAACTCGTACATGAGCGCCCTGCAGACCGACGCCTCCATCAACCCGGGCAACTCCGGCGGCCCGCTGCTCGATTCGCGCGGTGCGGTGATCGGCATCAATTCCGCGATCCAGTCTGCGGGCAGCGACGGCCTCGGCCAGTCGCAGGCGGGCTCGATCGGCCTCGGCTTCGCCATCCCGATCAACCAGGCGAAGAACGTCGCCGAGCAGCTGATCAAGACGGGCAAGCCCGTCTACCCGGTGATCGGCGCGACGGTCGACATGTCGAGCAAGGACTCGGGCGCCAAGATCGCCGCCGAGGGCGCGGGCGGAACCCCGGCGGTGACCCCGAACGGCCCGGCCGCGAAGGCAGGTTTCAAGGCGGGCGACGTCATCACCAAGTTCAACGGCAAGTCGATCGACAGCGGTCCGACACTGATCAGCGAGATCTGGAACCACAAGCCGGGCGACAAGGTGACGCTCACGTACCAGCGCGACGGCAAGGAGTACAAAGCGGAGGTCATCCTGGGCAAGCGCACGGGCGACAGCTGATCCCGGTAGTCTGTAGCCCGCTCCGCCGCAGGTGGCCGGGGCGTGGGTGGGTTGCCCGAGCGGCCTAAGGGAACGGTCTTGAAAACCGTCGTGGCAGCGATGTCACCGTGGGTTCAAATCCCACACCCACCGCATGCAGGTCAGCGTAGATGCTGGTCAGAAGGGGTGTCCCGTGCCAGGGGCGCCCCTTCGTCATGGGCCCTGTCTCACTCTGAACCGCCCCTGTGCCGCTTTGGATCACCGTGTGTGGACCAGGCGTGGACCAGATTGCTGCCCGCTCAGGGCCTGTCACCAGGCAATGTGGGCCATGTGTGGGCCAGCGGAGGCCGCTGGTCCAGGGAGCGGGACAGCGTCGTCCTGCCTGAGATGCGCGAAGGACGACGCCTCGCGAACGCATGTGGCTGGCGGGATGGGTCAGTCGGGCAGGGGAACACGGATGACGGGGTCGAAGGGGCGCTTGTTGAAGCCGGCACGCACGTTCCGGCAGTCCGGCGCCTTGCACATGAAGAATCCCTCGACGTTCTTCCGGCTTGTGCGCTCCTTGAGCCAGATCTTCTCCAGGGCAGTGAGAGGACGATGTGGTTCGTCGGAGTCGCAGGTGTAGCAAAACATCGTGTTGCGCGGCACGACACCTCCTGAGACGGGCGGGCAGGCCAAGTCAGGAGCATATGGAGACATCTTGGGCGACAGACAGTAGGCAACCGGCCGTCTCCGGGCAGAGGGCTGTTGCACGTGCACCACGCCGGTGACGTGCAGCGCCTAGGTGATCGATTCCAGGGGGTAGTAGTCACTGCGGCCTTCGTGCTCGCATCCTGCTCGGGTTCCGCCGCGGTGAGTCGTCGGCCTTCGCTGGGAAAGCCTGGACCTCGACAAGCGTGAGATCCGTGTCCGTACACAGCGGCAGCGCGCGGTGAGGCGTACGAGGACGATCCCAAGGGCCGCCGTCGTCGGCAGACCCTGCCCCTGTCCGCCCTCTGCGTCGTTCCCCTGCGGTGGCAGCGGATGCGACAGGCGGCATTGCGCGAGAGCGCCGGGGATCAACGGGAGGAGACGGGATACGTCTTCACGACGCGCACCGGCCGGCCGATCGAGCCGCGCAGCCTGTACCGCTCGTTCACCCGCGTCGCCCAGACCGCCGGGCTCCGAGTGATCCGGCTGCATGATGCCCGGCACGGTTGCGCGACTCTGCTGACCGCTGCTGGCGTCGCTCCCCGCGTCGTAATGGAGATCCTCGGCCATAGCCAGATCGCTGTCACGCTGAACATCTACACGCCCGTTATGCAGGACACGCAGCGCGAGGCAGTGAGCCACCTGGACCGGATGCTCAAGCGGCGGCCAGTCGTGAATGACCGCCCCAGTTGATGTCAGAAGTAGATGTCAAAGGCCCCCAGCCTTGATCGGCTGGGGGCCTTTTCACTGGTGGGCGCGGACGGTTTCGAACCGCCGACATCTGCTTTGTAAGCCTGGCGATGATCTCTGAATTGTCTGCCCAGGTCATCGGGCCTGGGGAACGACACAGCCACGGTAGGCATATCGGCCCCGTTGCGTACCTCCGCTGACCGCTACTAGCCGGTGGTTCTGGCACGGTAGTGGCACGACAGCCAGGGCCTGTCCTGTCGATCACGGTGAAGGGCGGTGGGGCCGCCAAGCAGGGGGCCACGATGATCGTCGTGGCCGAGTTCTTTGCGGTGCCGGACGACGCATCAGCGGCATCGGCGCTTGAGAACGGGCCGGGGCAGGTGTGCGAGTGCCCCTCCTTCGTCGGCATCCCCGTGCTCGACGGCCCGACCTGGCCGCTGGACCGGCGTTCCCGCCCTACGACCATGATCCGTTCGTGGAACCGGGCCTGCCGCACGAGATGGCGACGCGCGCGATGGAGTGATCACGTCGGCAAGGTATCTTCCTCCCGCGGCACGTCGAGCGTCTCTCCGCGCCGCGTCAGGGAGGGAAGAAATGCGTGTATCACTGCTTCGGCGCCTGGCCGCGATGGCCACGACGCTGGGGCTCACCTCGCTCGGGCTCCTCGGTGCGGGCGCGGCGCCCGCACAGGCCGCGATCAGCGACTGCCCGTCGGGCTATTTCTGTGCCTGGAAGACCGACAACGGCACGGGCACCATGTTCAAGACGAACGCGAACAAGGCGACGCTGGGGACGTGGGACAACACGTTCCAGTCCGTCGTGAACCGCACGTCCAAGTTCGCCTGCCTGCACGACGACACGAACTACAGCCGGAACGGCGGCGTCTCCATCTGGGACCCCGACCCCGCGGGTACCGAGTGGGGCTACTCCCACCGCACCGTCAGCTCGGTGAGCCTCGTCCCCACCGAGCGGGAGTGCTTCCTCCCGGCATACCCGGAGTGGTACGCCACGACCGCGCCCCAGGCAGCGGGCTTCGGTGACCTGAACGCCGACCTCCGGGCCGACGTCCTCGTCCGGGACAAGGCGGGCCGGCTGTGGTTCCTGCGCGGCGACGGCACCGGGCAGCTGGTCGGCAACAGTGGCTGGAACGCCATGAACGTCCTCGTCCGCCACGGCGACTTCAGCGGTGACGGCCGCGAGGACGTGATCGCCCGCGAGGCGTCCACCGGGACGCTGTGGCTGTACCCGGGCGCCGGCACCGGCAGCCTCGGTGCGCGCAAGCTCATGGGCAACGGCGGCTGGAACGCCATGAGCGGGATCGTCGCCTTCGGTGACCTCTCCGGCGACGGCCGCTCGGATGTGCTGGCCGTCGAGAAGGCCACGGGCAAGCTCTGGCTGTACCCCGGCACCGGCGCCGGCAGCCTCGGTGCCCGCAAGCTCATGGGCAGCAGCGGCTGGACCGGCATGAGCGCCCTGGTGGGGGCCGGTGACATGAACGGTGACGGCCGTGCGGACCTGATCGCCCGCAAGGCCTCCACCGGGGAGCTGTGGCTGTACCCGGGCAAGGCCGGGGCCCTCGGGTCCCGTGTGCTGATCGGCAACAGCGGCTGGAACGGCATGGACACGTTCCTGGGCCTGGGCGATGTCACCGGCGACGGCCGTGCCGACCTCGTCACCACCACCAAGAGCAGCTATGTCGGCCAAGGCTGCCGAGGCGTCGGCTGCCAGCTCGTGTACCCGGGCCGCGGCAACGGCGCGCTGGACTCGCGCGAGGAGACGGCCACCGACTGGTGGAACCTGAACGGCTTCTTCTGACCGAGGGAAAGGGCCTCCGCTTCCGGGTGGAGGTCCTTTCGCATGTGTGGCGCCGGGCCGCGCTGGTACCAACCTCGGGTGCACCCCGCCTGCACCACGCCGAGGAGTGCAAGCAGCCCGTACGGGCCGCGGAAACCCACATCGAGGGGAAAGGCCTCCGTGGCGGCAGCGGCAACAGGATGTCCAGGTCGCCGGCGGCCGCCGCAACCGCTTGAAGCAGGCCCCTGCGGTCGCCACCCCATACGACAAACGCGGCTATGCCTACCTCGGCAATGCGATGGCGGCGGCCCTGGTCATCTGGCTCCGTACCTGACGAACGGACGCAGCTCCCCCGTTTCCCCAGCCCCCGTTTCCCCAGCCCCCGTTTCCCCAGCCCCCGTGCCCTCCCGTCAGCGGCCCCGGCCCGAGGTGAGCCGGTCCGCCGAGGCGATCGTCGCGCGGGCTTCGTGCTCGCTCAGGCCCGCGCGGACCGCCGCTTCGGTGAGGGCGTCCGCGAGGTCGTCGCCGAAGCCGTTCTCGTAGGCGCGGCAAGCCGCCCAGAACAGCCGGGTGTTGCGCTGGCCTTCGTGGGCCGCGAGGACGAACTGGACCAGGCCCTGGCCCTGGAACGGACGGGAGGGAGCGGCGTGCGTGGGGTGGTGGGGGCGTGCGGGGGGTGTGATGAGGCGCAGGAGCGCGCGGGGGCACGGCGCGGGGGACAGCTCGGCCGTGCCGGGCGCGAGTCGGTACGCGCCGTGGGCGCTCACCGAACCGGGGCCGACGAGATAGCCCCCGGCGCCGCGGACGTCGATGCCGGCGGCGAGCCGGCTCGCGGAGTTCGGGACGACGACGTCCGGCGGGCCGGTCAGCCAGAGGTGGCGGCCGCCGCTCGGGGTGAGGACGGTGACCGTCTCCGGGATCGTGAACAGATGGCGCAGGGCCAGGTGCTGCAGCGCGGCCACGGAGTCGGTCGAGGACTTGGTGTCGAGGTCGATGCCGATCAGATGGTGCGGCGGCCGGCCGCAGGCGATGCCGTAGCCGGTGGCCCAGGGGGCGGCGGCGAACAGGGCGCGGATGCCCGCCGGGTCGGTGGTGGCGTCGTGGACGCCGTGGCCCGGCAGGCCGCATTCTCCGCGGCACAGGACCGGCTCGGGGTCGCCCCGGTGGGGTGAGCGCAGGGCGGGGAGCTTGGTGGGGGACAGGGGGATGACGGGGAGCCCGCGCTCGGCGGCGGAAAGAGCGTGGGCGAGGGCCAGGGTGGCGGTCTGCCGGTCGGTGATGGCCATGGCTCTATTTTCGTACAAGCGTTCGAAGAAGGGAAGAGGGAAAGACTGGCCGAAAACATGCCGAAACGCTTCACCCCTTGTCCTGGCCGGGCTGTGTGGTGTGCGCCGATGTGAACTGGGGGCTCTGCGGGCGCGAAGGGGGTTTATCGGCATGTCATCACGCTTGAGGGCGAATTGGGTGCTCCGGCGTGGTTCGCCGGGGATTCGGTGGGCAACTCTGATCTCGCGACGTCGTGACCACGATCCGGGGCGGTCGGCCAACTGCCCTGGAACAAGCCGTACTTCTGCAGTTCCGGTTCATGGAGGAAATGACATGGCAAGCATCCGCACCGCCCGCGCCATCGCCGCTGTCGCCGCCCTGCCACTCGCTGCCGCCCTCTTCTCGGGTGTTGCCCAGGCCGACAACGGCGCGTTCGCGGACGACGGATCGAACGCGACGGTGGCGTCGGTCGTCAGCGGCGTAGGCGGCGACAACTGGGGCAATTCGACCACCACTCAGCAGGTGGCGAGCGGCGCCGGCGCGTCCAACCAGAACAACACCGCCAGTGTGAACGGCTCCGGCTTCACTGCGATCGACCAGTCCAACACGGTGGTGAACTTCACGAGTCTGTGGTGGTGACCGGCCCGAGGGGGGTTCGATCAAGGGGTGAACGACTGCCTGCGCGGCGGCACTTCGGTGCCTCCGCGCAGGCGGTTGTGCGTCGTGGCCGTCTGCTGTGGTTGTGCGTGCGGCTGTGCCTGCCGCTGTACGGGGTGGCCGCGTCCGGCCGCCGACCTTGACAGCGGGCGCGCATCTGACGGACAGTCAGAAATCCTGACCCGTACGCCCGGGAGGCGGCCCCCGTGCACCTCGCCCCGACGGAGCGGCAGCAGCGGCTGCGCGCCGAACTGCGTTCGTACTTCCGAGATGTGATGCCGGACGGACCGCCGCCCGCCGACGACGAGACGGGGCAGCGCCGGCTGCTGCGACGGATCGGCGCGGACGGGCTGCTCGGACTCGGCTGGCCCGTTGAGTACGGAGGCCAGGGGCGGGGCCCCGACGAACAGTTCGTCTTCTTCGACGAGGCGTACCGGGCGG
It includes:
- a CDS encoding PP2C family protein-serine/threonine phosphatase, whose amino-acid sequence is MLDIPLRVRVHVDALIAAQNDMGVCDAIERSAPVGKPAAMSAPHLPKVAGIDSAVPAPAHTSSPLPALPASAAPPGAVIQDRLAGWVSDLTTLHELTERLARTASLDDALHELLRAGAALVGARRGMVVLEPAPGSWRADCFEPDHGPALTKGLGLTHAELGHIETVPRGATAYGRILDGRLPDGRPGPGGLPEAVAHPDLLAEETLDPHHRDVVVRLGYAASYTQPLASETAGTLGAAVWMYDEPAAPVERQCHLVGLYMRYATEHLARLLELEHARATVATVAEELLPSRLPRVPGVQLAARHRTGPHGGGDWYDALPLPEGALGLAVGSVSGSGPSALAAMGRLRASLRAYAVMEGEDPVAVLSDLELLLRLTEPARTATALFAYAEPARRKIVLAGAGHTPPLVVGERRTEFVETSLSAPLGMLACWEAPSVELSPEPGETVLLYTDGLLRRTGDPMDRAFARLHAAAASVPNAVRHDPAAIADHVLRTVLSEGLDEADSGEDVVLLAARFD
- a CDS encoding bifunctional DNA primase/polymerase; the protein is MREILGRRRRLGFRRKRGPVQLEAALTCAVEWQWPVLPGVGPKAAGSRGVSGRGCACPDPECVVPGAHPFDPGILAATTDERMVRWWWTNRPTAPIMLATGGHAPCAVSLPAVAGARALSALDRMGMRLGPVVATPTRWSLLVAPYSLEELGELLFVKDCVPSSLRFHGEGGYLVLPPSETGTGQVRWERAPLPGSAAPWLPGVEAVVDALVEASTSAPDGGSRLAY
- a CDS encoding DUF5926 family protein: MAKKRPQTKAGKPQLRDGEIPVVGAREPCPCGSGRRYKACHGRAAAHAVTELVQRPFEGLPGECDWVALRELVPAATATLTLKGGLPEDVPSVTLATVLPMAWPALRRDDGSVLLGLQNDTSSGDISRDLADTLQRALIAEPGTPVAAQRVPADGVRLQELLDADADFEPTVHSGFEFWVPDSAGSATPEVSASLERANAAAIPTVKLSGVEAAYWCETPEKNHLRWVMPHPEEHLLDALARLHAAGASSIGEGTRLVGSFRAHGLMVPVWDLPSSMGAEECEKPAAELVERLAKALATDGPLTAEERRARGGLTNRQVTLS
- a CDS encoding ATP-binding protein; the encoded protein is MRHWPALGRFPVQSIGAFTPWRGAKEVSGVALVVAQEVPTSSSMAVPHGPAGVGEARHRMREQLRRNGVSESVVDDAVLILSELLSNACRHGRPLGHAEVGDGDIRAAWRVERAGRLTVEVTDGGGPTRPVPATPSVTARGGRGLNIISALAQDWGVRDSATGEVTVWVIVTEGHRREDFATRVAGPGFEFAESYDDLD
- a CDS encoding glycerophosphodiester phosphodiesterase, encoding MTQARQHNIQVVAHRGASEDAPEHTLAAYKKAIEDGADALECDVRLTADGHLVCVHDRRINRTSNGRGAVSALELADLAALDFGSWKDSEESPDWGDPSFTSVLTLERLLGLVADSGRRIELAIETKHPTRWAGQVEERLLHLLGRFGLSDPTTADDSPVRIMSFSARSLHRVSAASPNLPTVYLMQFVTPRLRDGRLPAGARIAGPGMRIVRNHPGYIARLHRAGHRVHVWTVNEPEDVELCTRLGVEAIITNRPKQVLSQLGRL
- a CDS encoding trypsin-like peptidase domain-containing protein; the protein is MSTENEGTAVPAAPSVPPVPGAAPEGTPASASGAEMPQTAESAHQDGAHHYTQPAAAERPGHSPQPDPATAPLPGPVPALAPTGAHHTAAGWPPPPPALPSYGGGGGPAWGASAQVSEPPRKRSGGLVAAVLAAALVAGGVGGGIGYWAAERNDDTSGSTTVSAADAPKDFKREPGTVAAVAAKALPSVVTIEAKAGGGVGGNGETEGGTGTGFVYDKEGHILTNNHVVASAADGGTVSATFSNGKKYDAEVVGRAEGYDVAVLKLKDAPSGLNPLALGNSEQVAVGDSTIAIGAPFGLSNTVTTGIISAKNRPVASGDGSSGKNSYMSALQTDASINPGNSGGPLLDSRGAVIGINSAIQSAGSDGLGQSQAGSIGLGFAIPINQAKNVAEQLIKTGKPVYPVIGATVDMSSKDSGAKIAAEGAGGTPAVTPNGPAAKAGFKAGDVITKFNGKSIDSGPTLISEIWNHKPGDKVTLTYQRDGKEYKAEVILGKRTGDS